One Fusarium falciforme chromosome 1, complete sequence genomic window carries:
- a CDS encoding Na-H-Exchanger domain-containing protein has product MPTLDVSELNIVLAALGAFVILYGIISVKIRQSWYLGIALPAVVVGIILGPVAAKFIEADKWGAGHEGQTRSITLGVTRVMIGPQLVMAGYQLPARYCLTRWREMALCLLPIMTMMWICTTLCVIATVPKVKVLSALVIASCVACTDPVLSQAIAKGPFADKFVARPLREIISAEAGANDGFGFPFLMLAVYIMRCTGGGRVEERANDTEVLLSRTKESDMGIGVALKEWFLETWLYMMILSVVYGIAVGYISRKSIDFCLKRKWIDNESFLLLPTAIGLFIVGTCGAIGTDDSLACFVAGCALNWNGHYLTESQRRYDEVNTSIQMLLNFGGFFYIGTVLPWSAFQDPGGTGLTYGRLFCLGFMVLFLRRIPAMLVVYKLMPKVCKNYKEALFMGYFGPIGAGAVFYIEYAREVLPEFGEGNTEETDLVLAIGPVVYWLVLFSIVVHGLSIPALDAIYTFCGVKPIHDDAVEIRRCSRLSATPVNGTPLGRDSFLLFNRFSRPTMEEEGLPVIEAASTRGSSTEIATDSDEERKSSDSRDRERRVL; this is encoded by the exons ATGCCGACTCTCGATGTTAGTGAGCTCAACATTGTGCTTGCAGCGCTGG GCGCCTTTGTTATTCTCTATGGCATTATATCGGTCAAGATCAGACAGTCATGGTATCTGGGCATCGCCC TCCCGGCAGTGGTAGTCGGAATCATACTCGGGCCCGTGGCTGCCAAGTTCATCGAAGCCGATAAATGGGGTGCCGGTCATGAGGGTCAAACGCGGAGCATCACACTG GGCGTTACTAGAGTCATGATCGGTCCCCAACTTGTCATGGCAGGCTATCAACTCCCCGCTCGATACTGCCTCACCCGCTGGCGGGAGATGGCACTCTGTCTGCTACCGATAATGACCATGATGTGGATCTGCACGACACTCTGCGTTATAGCAACTGTGCCTAAAGTTAAGGTTCTTTCGGCTTTGGTTATTGCGTCCTGCGTTGCGTGTACCGATCCAGTCCTCTCACAGGCTATTGCCAAGGGTCCATTTGCGGACAAGTTCGTGGCGCGTCCCCTGAGAGAGATCATCTCGGCAGAGGCCGGAGCGAACGATGGGTTCGGGTTCCCGTTCTTGATGCTAGCAGTGTACATCATGCGCTGCACTGGAGGGGGAAGAGTAGAAGAACGGGCCAACGACACGGAGGTGTTGCTCTCTCGGACAAAAGAATCGGATATGGGCATCGGAGTGGCCCTCAAAGAGTGGTTTCTCGAAACCTGGCTATACATGATGATTCTATCTGTGGTATATGGGATCGCGGTTGGATATATCTCTCGGAAGAGTATTGACTTCTGCTTGAAACG GAAATGGATCGACAACGAAtcctttctcctcctccctacAGCAATAGGACTATTCATTGTCGGAACGTGCGGAGCCATCGGCACCGACGACTCGTTGGCCTGTTTCGTGGCAGGCTGCGCCCTCAACTGGAACGGACACTATCTCACCGAATCACAACGGCGTTACGACGAAGTCAACACAAGTATACAAATGCTTCTCAACTTTGGAGGCTTCTTCTATATCGGCACGGTATTGCCTTGGTCTGCCTTCCAAGACCCTGGAGGCACGGGACTCACCTATGGCCGACTCTTTTGTCTCGGCTTTATGGTGCTATTTCTGCGACGGATCCCAGCTATGCTCGTGGTGTACAAGTTGATGCCAAAAGTTTGCAAGAACTACAAGGAAGCGCTATTCATGGGCTACTTTGGACCGATCGGAGCTGGCGCCGTCTTTTACATCGAATACGCTCGAGAAGTCTTGCCTGAGTTCGGCGAGGGAAACACAGAAGAGACAGACCTGGTACTGGCGATTGGTCCTGTCGTCTACTGGCTCGTCTTATTCTCCATCGTTGTTCACGGACTATCTATCCCGGCTCTTGATGCCATCTACACCTTTTGCGGAGTCAAGCCCATTCACGATGACGCAGTCGAGATTAGGAGGTGCTCTCGCCTGTCAGCAACGCCGGTGAATGGGACACCACTTGGACGAGactcttttcttttgtttAATCGGTTTAGTAGGCCGACCATGGAAGAG
- a CDS encoding DUF4440 domain-containing protein: protein MGEPKKGTILARNKEGTLEASALLWRALTSDKPETMRKYITKDAVLAEPDRTVYSPKTEPTLDDYIEDDYEPWTAYKIHGEPEFVEIDMMASALIYRVTAWKLKGGEMVATEGWCSSVFRQGPGGDWRCCCHHMAKI from the coding sequence ATGGGTGAACCGAAAAAGGGAACAATCCTCGCCCGCAACAAGGAGGGCACCCTCGAAGCCTCAGCCCTCCTCTGGCGCGCCCTGACCTCTGACAAGCCAGAGACGATGCGCAAGTACATCACAAAGGACGCGGTGCTCGCAGAGCCCGACAGGACGGTCTACTCGCCAAAGACGGAGCCCACGCTCGACGATTACATCGAGGACGACTACGAGCCATGGACCGCGTACAAGATCCACGGGGAGCCAGAGTTTGTTGAGAtcgacatgatggcctcggcgctCATCTATCGCGTCACCGCTTGGAAGCTCAAGGGAGGCGAGATGGTCGCTACTGAGGGGTGGTGCTCGAGTGTGTTTAGGCAAGGTCCTGGAGGAGATTGGAGGTGCTGCTGTCACCATATGGCCAAGATTTGA